In Shewanella sp. VB17, a single genomic region encodes these proteins:
- a CDS encoding GGDEF domain-containing protein, with the protein MYVFFMCGYVSAQNIELSELDEQLSLLESKRTKSLQFVADSLKEIKPLVNKMSLEQKYRYTLMLAHSKIMLGQQNEAFSLLKQQISSPFSEELMHYKARLLVLLANGYSHYNYFSDSLKILHQLLPLLSEIDDIVIELNAYRIAIELFLEMNMDNEALKYANLLHTKFDEIKSPRDQCFAMHIYADSIDGVYGLEADKWSEIENLFKDAFEMCQLSNENMMMAITILAQSNISIKRKQFTKAREQAQYGLSLASLVPYQYSMAEAHVLLAQVAIGEGTPQLGVKEFNQALDIALSLNFSKLLSEIYQPLAKLHEDLGHTDKALMYLKLYQKHYTKVLGETQNNIIAYETTKFDYIEKERQIHYLNKDRELYSAKAELTESQRNNERMLFLFICGGLIVLTVFAISMTLQKSKYKKLVQFDVLTEVYNRGTGQNMAENQFVKGAANGADFSVLLFDLDYFKLINDQYGHAVGDWVLKKVCETVGKKCRSGDIFTRFGGDEFVIFMPNTIEEKASVMAEQFREQIIAIDTRHSGHTFTVNASFGISSNTAEDLSLDPLLNRADMAMYSSKNLGRNRVSVYRSDMQGFKQQHT; encoded by the coding sequence ATGTATGTTTTTTTTATGTGCGGATATGTTTCTGCTCAAAATATTGAACTGAGCGAATTAGATGAGCAGCTGAGTTTATTAGAGTCTAAACGGACTAAGTCTTTGCAATTTGTCGCTGACTCGTTAAAAGAGATAAAACCCTTAGTCAATAAAATGAGTTTAGAGCAAAAATATCGTTATACACTGATGTTAGCTCATTCAAAAATAATGTTAGGTCAACAAAATGAAGCATTTTCATTACTCAAACAGCAGATTTCAAGTCCCTTTTCAGAAGAACTGATGCATTATAAAGCACGCTTATTAGTGTTACTGGCTAATGGTTATTCCCATTATAATTATTTTTCAGATTCCCTTAAAATTTTGCATCAATTACTGCCGTTACTCAGTGAAATTGATGATATCGTAATTGAGCTGAATGCATATCGTATCGCCATTGAGTTATTTTTAGAAATGAACATGGACAATGAAGCATTGAAATATGCCAATCTTTTACATACCAAATTCGATGAAATAAAATCACCTAGAGATCAATGCTTTGCAATGCATATTTATGCTGACAGCATCGACGGGGTTTATGGCTTAGAAGCTGATAAATGGTCAGAAATTGAAAACTTGTTTAAGGATGCTTTTGAAATGTGTCAATTGAGCAATGAAAACATGATGATGGCAATAACAATATTAGCGCAGTCTAATATATCGATTAAACGTAAACAGTTTACCAAGGCAAGAGAACAGGCGCAATACGGTTTAAGCTTAGCATCATTGGTGCCTTATCAATATAGCATGGCTGAAGCACATGTATTATTAGCACAAGTGGCGATTGGTGAGGGCACACCTCAATTAGGTGTTAAAGAGTTTAATCAGGCGCTGGATATCGCTTTAAGTTTGAATTTCAGTAAATTACTCAGTGAAATTTACCAGCCGTTAGCCAAGTTACATGAAGACTTAGGTCACACAGATAAAGCATTAATGTACTTAAAGCTGTATCAAAAACATTACACGAAAGTTTTGGGGGAGACACAAAATAATATCATTGCCTATGAGACCACTAAGTTTGATTATATTGAGAAAGAGCGCCAAATCCATTATTTGAATAAAGACCGTGAGCTTTATAGTGCCAAAGCAGAATTGACTGAATCACAACGCAATAATGAGCGAATGCTGTTTCTGTTTATTTGTGGTGGCTTAATTGTGCTGACGGTGTTCGCCATTAGCATGACACTGCAAAAAAGTAAGTATAAAAAATTAGTCCAATTTGATGTGTTAACTGAGGTATATAATCGCGGTACCGGTCAAAACATGGCAGAAAATCAGTTTGTCAAAGGTGCAGCGAATGGTGCTGACTTTAGTGTTCTCTTGTTCGATCTTGATTATTTCAAACTGATTAATGATCAATATGGTCACGCTGTTGGTGACTGGGTGTTAAAAAAGGTGTGCGAGACGGTGGGGAAAAAATGCCGCAGTGGTGATATCTTTACCCGCTTTGGTGGCGATGAATTTGTGATTTTTATGCCCAATACCATTGAGGAAAAAGCATCAGTCATGGCTGAACAGTTCAGGGAGCAAATTATAGCCATTGATACCCGTCATTCAGGCCATACTTTCACCGTTAATGCCAGTTTTGGCATTTCAAGTAATACTGCAGAAGATTTAAGTTTAGATCCTTTATTAAACAGGGCTGATATGGCCATGTACAGCTCAAAAAACCTCGGACGAAATAGAGTATCTGTGTATCGCTCCGATATGCAGGGGTTTAAACAGCAGCATACCTGA
- a CDS encoding SAM-dependent methyltransferase — MLLGKNHAQGSLVCVGTGLNLAGQISVLSQSYIENADLVFSLMSDGFALSWLKSLNPDVRTLQPYYAQGDEIKNRRDTYEQMVQAILAEVRLGKKVVCALYGHPGVFACVSHYAIDAAKAEGYSAKMEPGISAEACLWADLGIDPGQSGHQSFEASQFMFYHHTPDPTTHLLLWQIAIAGEHTLTQFHSCSDRLQILVELLQQWYPLTHEVIIYEAPTLPIETARIERLALNELPFSRLTQVSTLLIPPAKKLELNHAVLAKLGITESDLG; from the coding sequence ATGCTATTAGGGAAGAATCATGCTCAAGGGAGCTTAGTCTGTGTCGGCACAGGGTTAAATTTGGCTGGACAGATCAGCGTATTGAGTCAAAGTTACATCGAAAATGCCGATCTGGTGTTTTCATTAATGAGCGACGGTTTTGCTCTTAGCTGGCTAAAAAGCTTAAATCCAGATGTACGCACTTTACAGCCTTATTATGCCCAGGGTGATGAGATAAAGAATCGCCGTGATACCTATGAGCAGATGGTGCAAGCCATATTGGCAGAGGTGCGCTTAGGTAAAAAAGTGGTCTGCGCTCTGTATGGTCATCCTGGTGTATTTGCTTGTGTGTCCCATTATGCTATCGATGCTGCCAAAGCCGAAGGTTACTCGGCTAAGATGGAACCGGGGATCTCTGCCGAGGCGTGTTTATGGGCCGATTTAGGCATAGATCCAGGCCAGTCGGGTCATCAAAGCTTCGAAGCCAGCCAGTTCATGTTTTATCATCACACCCCTGATCCCACCACGCATCTGCTACTTTGGCAGATTGCCATTGCGGGCGAGCATACCTTAACCCAATTTCATAGCTGCTCAGATCGTTTACAAATTTTAGTTGAGCTATTACAGCAATGGTACCCATTAACTCATGAAGTTATCATCTATGAGGCGCCGACCTTACCGATCGAGACTGCCAGAATTGAGCGTTTAGCGTTAAATGAATTACCGTTTTCGCGGTTAACACAGGTAAGTACCTTACTCATTCCGCCTGCCAAAAAACTGGAATTAAATCATGCCGTATTGGCCAAACTTGGCATCACCGAGTCAGATCTTGGTTAA
- a CDS encoding SRPBCC family protein has translation MPQISRSVLVRFSAMQMYEIVNDVGSYQDFLPGCVGGKVLAFDGQTMLASVDVAKAGISKTFTTRNQIVPGKSIQLALENGPFKYLVGEWRFTELTSDACKIDFELNFEFSSSLVDMAFGNIFKELMTSMVTAFTGRAKVIYSE, from the coding sequence ATGCCCCAGATATCCCGCAGTGTGTTAGTGCGCTTTAGTGCCATGCAGATGTATGAAATAGTGAATGATGTTGGATCTTACCAGGATTTTTTACCCGGTTGTGTCGGGGGAAAAGTATTAGCATTTGATGGGCAGACCATGCTCGCATCCGTTGATGTTGCTAAAGCTGGCATTAGTAAGACGTTTACCACAAGAAATCAAATTGTGCCTGGTAAGAGTATTCAGTTGGCGCTTGAAAATGGCCCTTTCAAATATTTAGTCGGAGAATGGCGTTTTACTGAGTTAACCTCAGATGCATGTAAAATTGATTTCGAATTAAATTTCGAATTTTCCAGTAGTTTGGTTGATATGGCGTTTGGAAACATATTTAAAGAGTTAATGACCTCAATGGTCACGGCATTCACTGGTAGAGCAAAAGTTATTTATAGTGAATAA
- a CDS encoding GGDEF domain-containing protein yields the protein MVVKNGRLIGFYEFLNRMSKSTLTVKTFTCILMTYAVLFCGYVSAENVKLSELDQQLTLLESKRTQSLAFVADSLQEIKPLVNQMSAEQTYRYTLLQAHSYSMLGQSSEAISLLKQQITSSFSERLLYYKVRSVSLLANIYSYYNYFEDALKTLHLLLPLLNEINDIDTEVMGYGVVIDLFGQLNMPDESLKYAKIMYQNFNKIRSPRRKCFVAFKYAISIDGVYDLDVDKWLEVEALYQDAFDICKKNDEKIGMVGALTGRVNILLKRKEYDKAKKLTKYALGLASAIPYQYSISKSHLLLAQIAMGEGNAVLSIEEFNQSLDFALSLNDSKLFTEIYQPLAELHESLGNTDKALKYLKLYQIHYTKILGESQNHIIAFETTKLDYIEKERQIRYLNKDRELYSAKAELTESQRNNERMLFLFICGGLIVLTVFAISMTLQKGKYKKLVQFDVLTGVYNRGTGQNMAENQFVKGAANGADFSVLLFDLDYFKLINDQYGHGVGDWVLKKVCETVGKKCRSGDIFTRFGGDEFVIFMPNTSEEKASVMAEQFREQILAIDTRHSGHTFTVNASFGISSNTAEDLSLDPLLNRADMAMYSSKNLGRNRVSVYDSDMQGFKQQHT from the coding sequence ATGGTAGTTAAAAATGGACGGTTAATTGGTTTTTATGAGTTTTTAAACAGGATGAGTAAAAGTACTTTAACGGTCAAAACATTCACATGTATTTTAATGACCTATGCAGTTTTGTTTTGTGGATATGTCTCAGCCGAAAATGTCAAGTTGAGCGAACTGGATCAGCAGTTGACTTTGTTAGAATCAAAACGTACTCAGTCGCTAGCGTTTGTCGCCGATTCTTTGCAAGAAATAAAACCTCTAGTTAACCAAATGAGTGCTGAGCAAACATATCGTTATACACTGCTGCAAGCGCATTCATATTCGATGTTAGGTCAATCAAGTGAAGCGATTTCATTGCTCAAACAGCAGATCACCAGCTCCTTCTCTGAAAGATTATTATATTATAAGGTTCGTTCTGTATCTCTTTTAGCTAATATTTATTCTTATTATAATTATTTTGAAGATGCACTCAAAACTTTGCATCTACTATTGCCATTACTGAATGAAATTAATGATATTGATACCGAGGTAATGGGATATGGAGTTGTCATTGATTTATTTGGCCAATTAAATATGCCGGATGAATCCTTAAAATATGCCAAGATTATGTATCAAAATTTTAATAAAATTAGATCTCCAAGAAGAAAGTGTTTTGTAGCATTTAAATATGCGATTAGCATCGATGGTGTCTATGACTTAGACGTTGATAAATGGTTAGAGGTAGAAGCTTTATATCAAGATGCTTTTGATATTTGCAAAAAAAATGATGAAAAAATAGGCATGGTCGGAGCGCTTACTGGACGAGTAAATATATTGCTTAAGCGTAAAGAATACGATAAGGCTAAAAAGTTAACAAAATATGCATTAGGTTTAGCATCAGCAATCCCTTATCAATATAGCATATCAAAATCTCATTTATTACTCGCTCAAATAGCCATGGGTGAGGGGAATGCTGTATTAAGTATTGAAGAGTTTAATCAGTCTTTAGATTTTGCTTTAAGTCTTAATGACAGCAAATTATTCACTGAAATCTATCAGCCTTTAGCTGAGCTACATGAAAGCTTAGGTAATACGGATAAGGCGTTAAAGTACCTAAAGCTGTATCAAATCCATTACACTAAAATTTTAGGTGAAAGCCAAAATCATATCATTGCATTTGAAACCACCAAACTCGATTATATCGAGAAAGAACGCCAGATCCGTTATTTGAATAAAGACCGTGAGCTTTATAGTGCCAAAGCTGAATTGACTGAATCACAACGCAATAATGAGCGAATGCTGTTTCTGTTTATTTGTGGTGGCTTAATTGTACTGACGGTGTTTGCCATTAGTATGACGCTGCAAAAAGGTAAGTATAAAAAATTAGTCCAATTTGACGTGTTAACTGGGGTATATAATCGCGGTACTGGTCAAAACATGGCAGAAAATCAGTTTGTCAAAGGGGCAGCGAATGGTGCTGATTTTAGTGTTCTCTTGTTCGATCTTGATTATTTCAAACTGATTAATGACCAGTATGGCCATGGCGTGGGTGACTGGGTGTTAAAAAAGGTGTGCGAGACGGTGGGGAAAAAATGCCGCAGTGGTGATATCTTTACCCGCTTTGGTGGCGATGAATTTGTGATTTTTATGCCCAATACCAGTGAGGAAAAAGCATCAGTCATGGCTGAACAGTTCAGGGAGCAAATTTTAGCCATTGATACCCGTCATTCAGGCCATACTTTCACCGTTAATGCCAGTTTTGGCATTTCAAGTAATACTGCAGAAGATTTAAGTTTAGATCCTTTATTAAACAGGGCTGATATGGCCATGTACAGCTCAAAAAACCTTGGAAGAAATAGAGTATCGGTTTATGACTCCGATATGCAGGGGTTTAAACAGCAGCATACCTGA
- the smpB gene encoding SsrA-binding protein SmpB, producing the protein MANKNAKKSKNSSASIARNKRATFDYKFEEKMEAGLSLMGWEVKSIRMGKVNLSESYVFMRAGEAYLFGCTIAPLNTASTHVVCDPMRSRKLLLKRRELDKLQGLVDRQGYTIVPISMYWQKGAWVKIEIGLGKGKKEHDKREDTKEREWQVEKSRTMKKAARGE; encoded by the coding sequence ATGGCTAATAAAAATGCAAAAAAATCAAAAAACTCCTCCGCATCTATCGCACGTAATAAACGCGCGACCTTCGATTATAAGTTCGAAGAAAAGATGGAAGCAGGTCTGTCCTTAATGGGATGGGAAGTCAAGTCTATTCGTATGGGCAAGGTCAACTTGTCTGAAAGCTATGTCTTTATGAGAGCCGGCGAAGCCTACCTCTTTGGATGCACTATAGCCCCATTGAATACCGCTTCAACCCATGTGGTCTGTGATCCGATGCGATCACGTAAACTGCTATTGAAACGTCGTGAACTCGATAAACTCCAAGGTCTGGTAGATCGCCAAGGTTACACCATTGTACCCATTTCAATGTATTGGCAAAAAGGGGCTTGGGTAAAAATAGAAATCGGTCTAGGCAAAGGTAAGAAAGAACACGATAAACGTGAAGACACCAAAGAGCGAGAGTGGCAAGTTGAAAAATCTCGCACGATGAAAAAAGCAGCCCGTGGTGAATAG
- a CDS encoding outer membrane protein assembly factor BamE — MTIKKQSFTLLGAAALSISLSACSVFDWLIYKPDIPQGNYIETQQVEKLRIEMTKEQVEYILGRPVLRDSFADDTWYYVYHYKSGRDASITHKELIIHFDKDQLANIVGDYDLAEDFNTPLSQSQLPDSPQIDDTDPLTPLIPEQRPDATPVVDDNAESQASKKF, encoded by the coding sequence ATGACAATTAAAAAGCAAAGTTTTACCCTTTTGGGCGCTGCTGCGCTCTCAATATCGTTGAGCGCTTGTAGCGTATTTGACTGGTTAATCTATAAACCTGACATTCCTCAAGGTAACTACATAGAAACTCAACAAGTAGAGAAACTACGTATTGAGATGACCAAAGAGCAAGTTGAATATATTCTTGGCCGTCCTGTGCTACGTGACAGCTTTGCTGATGATACTTGGTATTATGTGTACCATTATAAAAGTGGTCGCGATGCCAGCATCACCCATAAAGAATTGATCATTCATTTTGACAAGGATCAGCTTGCGAACATAGTCGGCGATTATGACTTAGCGGAGGACTTCAACACGCCTCTGTCTCAGAGTCAATTGCCCGATTCACCGCAAATCGATGACACAGATCCATTAACTCCACTCATTCCAGAGCAGCGTCCTGATGCAACACCTGTCGTCGATGACAATGCTGAATCGCAGGCCAGTAAGAAGTTTTAG
- a CDS encoding RnfH family protein, with amino-acid sequence MNIAQEHFLVEVIYALPTQQKRIKVNVAPGTTCIEAVKQSDMMHFFPDIDLNTVKLGIFSRQVKHDEVLLAGQRVEIYRPLIADPKDVRRKRAEKAKDEGRVNKITGAKL; translated from the coding sequence ATGAACATAGCGCAAGAACATTTTTTGGTTGAGGTGATTTATGCCTTACCGACTCAACAAAAACGTATTAAAGTCAATGTTGCACCTGGGACGACTTGCATCGAAGCGGTCAAACAAAGTGACATGATGCATTTTTTTCCTGATATCGATCTTAACACGGTTAAATTGGGTATTTTTAGTCGTCAGGTTAAACATGATGAAGTGTTACTTGCGGGTCAAAGAGTTGAAATATATCGGCCTTTAATTGCTGATCCTAAAGATGTTCGTCGCAAACGAGCAGAAAAAGCCAAAGATGAAGGGCGGGTTAATAAGATCACTGGGGCTAAGCTGTAA
- a CDS encoding lipopolysaccharide assembly protein LapB has protein sequence MVVKNGRLIGFYEFLNRMSKSTLTVKAFTCILTTYAVLFCGYVSAQNVKLSELDQQLTLLESKRTQSPPFVAESLKEVSPLIKDMSVEQKYRFRLLQAHSYAMSDNLEAGIKLLVGEVSKPFVLDLAKYRTRMMSLLANIYAADNNYVEAIQTLQHLFPLLSDANDIISEVHGYTLAVELFGELGMPNEALIYANIIYKQFDQIKSPRYQCFTALDYAASIEGVYGEVVEKWSEIDALYQDAFEFCTLANEGLMIAEIALGQARMLIKRKQYVEAWELTQHGLALSSSIPYRPNIAKAHLLLAKIALYQQQPQSQLEHLDKALALSLTIENSRLLSEVYQSLAKLHEALGHTDKALAYLKGYQTHHTKILGETQRQIIALEVSTLGNLAKVRQIDELNKELNAVKAELTAAEYDHQRLMLMMSCLVTLILFTTCMVLLKRSNGADRQVFKGLKS, from the coding sequence ATGGTAGTTAAAAATGGACGGTTAATTGGTTTTTATGAGTTTTTAAACAGGATGAGTAAAAGTACTTTAACGGTAAAAGCATTCACATGTATTTTAACTACCTATGCAGTTTTGTTTTGTGGATATGTTTCAGCCCAAAATGTCAAGTTGAGTGAACTGGATCAACAGCTGACTTTATTAGAGTCAAAGCGGACCCAGTCACCACCGTTTGTTGCTGAGTCTTTGAAGGAGGTTAGTCCTTTAATCAAAGACATGAGTGTAGAGCAAAAGTATCGTTTTAGGTTACTTCAAGCTCATTCTTATGCGATGTCAGATAACCTTGAGGCGGGAATAAAGCTGCTTGTTGGGGAGGTATCTAAGCCATTTGTTTTAGATTTGGCAAAGTATCGAACGAGAATGATGTCTTTATTAGCCAATATTTATGCAGCAGATAATAATTATGTAGAGGCAATACAGACGCTGCAACACTTGTTCCCTTTATTAAGCGATGCGAATGATATTATCAGTGAAGTTCATGGTTACACCTTAGCTGTGGAGTTATTTGGCGAGTTAGGGATGCCTAATGAAGCCTTAATATACGCCAATATTATTTATAAACAATTCGATCAAATAAAGTCACCTCGATATCAATGTTTTACAGCACTTGATTATGCGGCCAGCATTGAGGGCGTGTACGGGGAAGTTGTTGAAAAATGGTCAGAAATAGATGCTTTATATCAAGATGCATTTGAATTTTGCACATTAGCGAATGAGGGTTTGATGATAGCCGAAATCGCGCTAGGTCAAGCACGTATGTTGATTAAGCGCAAGCAGTATGTAGAGGCTTGGGAGTTGACTCAACATGGATTAGCCTTATCGTCATCGATCCCTTATCGGCCTAATATTGCAAAGGCACATCTATTATTAGCTAAAATTGCTCTGTATCAACAACAACCTCAAAGCCAACTTGAGCACCTTGATAAGGCGTTAGCACTTTCTTTAACGATTGAGAATAGTCGATTACTCAGTGAAGTTTACCAATCTTTAGCCAAATTGCATGAAGCGTTAGGTCACACCGATAAAGCGTTAGCTTATCTAAAAGGGTATCAAACTCATCACACGAAAATTTTAGGGGAAACTCAGCGTCAAATCATTGCTCTTGAAGTATCAACACTTGGCAACCTCGCTAAGGTTCGGCAAATAGATGAACTTAACAAAGAACTCAATGCGGTTAAGGCTGAGTTAACGGCAGCTGAGTATGATCATCAACGCTTGATGTTAATGATGAGCTGCTTAGTGACGTTGATTTTATTTACGACTTGTATGGTTTTACTGAAACGTAGCAATGGAGCTGATAGGCAGGTATTTAAAGGATTAAAATCGTGA
- a CDS encoding DUF4760 domain-containing protein produces the protein MHRRKNYTFYIIVYFLFLLLLGLSCISYAHSDYYSAGAIILSAVIALSAAAVNIFYIRRTARESNSLHFQQSLLNSIEYANNVDIMVKAIKKRHDFPLEDYAKDEHALTSEAKAIRYTLNSWEEAANAMKHDIYDEIYLYNSHKSTVLYIGLMLRSYINAKQKVNVSFFESFNWLVLKWAIRRDSFEEKETKKQLKKVFKDLSNIKSGKITSAQL, from the coding sequence ATGCATAGAAGAAAAAATTACACATTTTATATCATCGTATATTTTCTTTTTCTGCTTTTACTTGGCCTATCATGCATTTCTTACGCTCACTCTGATTACTACTCCGCTGGTGCAATCATATTATCCGCAGTAATTGCACTTTCTGCCGCAGCAGTAAACATTTTTTACATCAGACGAACAGCAAGAGAGAGTAATTCATTACACTTCCAGCAATCTCTATTAAATAGCATAGAATACGCTAATAATGTTGATATTATGGTTAAGGCAATTAAAAAAAGACATGACTTTCCTCTTGAAGACTATGCTAAAGATGAGCATGCATTGACTTCAGAAGCTAAAGCCATTAGATACACTTTAAACTCTTGGGAAGAAGCTGCAAACGCTATGAAGCATGACATTTATGATGAAATTTACCTTTATAACAGCCATAAATCTACAGTTTTATACATTGGCTTAATGTTAAGGAGCTACATAAATGCAAAACAAAAAGTTAACGTTTCCTTCTTTGAAAGTTTTAATTGGTTAGTACTTAAATGGGCTATTAGACGTGATAGTTTCGAAGAAAAAGAAACTAAAAAACAACTAAAAAAAGTGTTCAAAGACTTATCAAATATAAAATCAGGAAAAATAACCTCCGCCCAACTGTAA
- a CDS encoding Os1348 family NHLP clan protein, whose protein sequence is MSTLNDFLQKLSSDADFMAAFQQDPETVMEEAELTDQEKEAIRSGDKDKLTAMTGDTRIYKKNVKEFV, encoded by the coding sequence ATGTCAACATTAAATGATTTTTTACAAAAACTGAGCTCAGATGCAGATTTTATGGCGGCTTTTCAGCAAGACCCAGAAACTGTGATGGAAGAGGCGGAATTAACAGATCAAGAAAAAGAAGCGATACGTTCAGGGGATAAGGATAAATTGACGGCAATGACAGGGGATACTCGTATTTATAAAAAAAATGTTAAGGAATTCGTATAA